A single window of Bos javanicus breed banteng chromosome 19, ARS-OSU_banteng_1.0, whole genome shotgun sequence DNA harbors:
- the HEXIM1 gene encoding protein HEXIM1 encodes MAEPLLSEFQHQPQTSNCTGAVAVHEERNPDRPPGAEERVPEEDSRWQSRASPKSGGSPGHGGEGSLEPQPSPLKTQVCPESSCPEAGEKGQNGDDLSAGGAPPQQRQVGKKKHRRRPSKKKRLWKPYYTLTWEEKKKFDEKQSLRASRIRAEMFAKGQPVAPYNTTQFLMDDHDQEEPDLKTGLYPKRAAAKSDDTSDEDFMEEAGEEDGGSDGMGGDGSEFLQRDFSETYERYHAESLQNMSKQELIKEYLELEKCLSRMEDENNRLRLESQRLDGDDARVRELELELDRLRAENLQLLTENELHRQQERAPLSNFGD; translated from the coding sequence ATGGCCGAGCCACTCTTGTCAGAGTTTCAGCACCAGCCTCAAACTAGCAACTGTACAGGTGCTGTTGCTGTCCATGAAGAACGGAACCCTGATCGCCCCCCAGGCGCGGAGGAGCGGGTGCCGGAGGAAGACAGTAGGTGGCAATCGAGAGCGTCCCCCAAGTCGGGTGGTTCTCCAGGGCACGGGGGGGAAGGGAGCCTGGAACCCCAGCCGTCTCCCCTTAAGACCCAGGTCTGCCCAGAATCCAGCTGTCCGGAAGCGGGTGAGAAGGGCCAGAATGGGGACGACTTGTCCGCTGGCGGAGCTCCCCCGCAGCAGAGACAGGTGGGCAAGAAAAAACATAGGAGACGCCCCTCCAAGAAGAAGCGGCTTTGGAAACCGTACTATACGCTGACCtgggaggagaagaaaaagttCGATGAAAAACAGAGCCTGCGAGCTTCGAGGATTCGAGCCGAGATGTTCGCCAAGGGCCAGCCAGTTGCTCCCTATAACACCACGCAGTTCCTCATGGATGACCACGACCAGGAGGAGCCGGATCTTAAAACCGGCCTCTATCCCAAACGGGCCGCTGCCAAATCCGACGACACCAGCGATGAGGACTTTATGGAAGAAGCGGGCGAGGAGGATGGGGGCAGCGACGGGATGGGAGGAGACGGCAGCGAGTTTCTGCAGCGGGACTTCTCGGAGACCTATGAGCGGTACCACGCGGAGAGCCTGCAGAACATGAGCAAGCAGGAGCTCATCAAAGAGTACCTAGAGCTGGAGAAGTGCCTCTCGCGTATGGAGGACGAGAATAATCGGCTGCGGCTGGAAAGCCAGCGGCTGGACGGCGACGACGCGCGTGTGcgggagctggagctggagctggacCGGCTGCGCGCGGAAAACCTCCAGCTGCTGACGGAGAACGAACTGCACCGGCAGCAGGAGCGAGCGCCGCTGTCCAACTTTGGAGACTAG